Part of the Salvelinus sp. IW2-2015 linkage group LG7, ASM291031v2, whole genome shotgun sequence genome, GTTCCATTGCAACATGCAAGCGCTATAAAGCACagctaaattatttcaaatagtatttgaacccaggtgctCTGCTCAGGCTTGCTTCATACCCTGCCAGCCTTACCAATTTGATTGTCAAGCAGGAGTTCAAGCACACCGTCTTAGCAGCAAATTAGGTATGGAATGTGGTAGTTGTAGTGGCCAGAATTTGTTCTACAGTTCCATTTCTGTTGCCATCTGTTAGATAGATGGTGTGGGTGAAGAGCGATATGATTTGAGACAAACATGACCTTGcgcacacacacttatcaacagtCAACGTTTAATTTATTGTGAACAGAACTTTAGAATGTTGAATAGAGGACATCCTTGAGATTATTTGTTTCAGTAGATTTGAGACATTCAGTGATTTTGTCTATTACAATGTATATAATTTATACTATAACTAATGGAGAAGGTTGCCAcactgaaaaatgtatcaaaaacaAAGCACTGACTACAAACACTGTCTTATCCTTAAATTATTATCctttaattctacaatgtagtttATAAACAATTACTTAAGGTCTTATGAATaatatattctgaacaaaaatataaacgcaacatgcaacaattttaatggttttactgagttacagctcatataaggaaatcagtaaattgaaataaataaattaggccctaatctatgaatttcacatgactgggcaaggtcGCAGCCATTGGGGCCTGGGGAGGGCATAAGCCcagccacttgggagccaggcccagccaatcagaatgatcttttcctcacaaaagggctttattacagacagaaatagtcctcagaaattaacattaaattctctggcaacagttctggtgggcattcctgcattcagcatgccaattgcacgctccctcaactggagacatatgtggcattgtgttgtgtgacacaattGTACATTTTAGTGGTCTTTtgttgtccccggcacaaggtgcacctgtgtaatgatcatgctgtttaatcagcttcttgatatgctacacccgtcaggtggatggattgtcttggcaaatgagaaatgctcactaacagagatgtgcATACATTTGAGAAGTATGAAAATCttttgagaaatgtatttttgtgcgtatggaacatgtctgggatcttttatttcagctcatgaaacatgggaccaacactttacatgttgtctttttatatttttgttcagtatatgtaccCCTTTAATTGGATAGTTGAATATCATCTCTTTTGAACATTCTCATACTTGACCAGCCCTGTTTCCTCAGTGAGAGTATGCTGAAAGACCACCATACAGGATTTAACATTTTGGCTTAAGAGTTAATGTTATTAGTTAGTCACATGTTACTTTTACATGttacattactgtgtgtgtgtatagagttcACATTTCACACTGCAATTCTGTCACATATTCATGGCCATGTTATGAAACACCCATTTCTTTGCATTATCGATGCATCCATTGCACGTCCTCAGCTAAAATGGCAACATGATTTAAGGGGGGAAATAGTTTTTAGACAGTACTACTGTAGTTACAGTTAATATTCCATGCATCAacattttggaatatttattctTAAATTTGCTATACTGACATTTGAAAAAGCACAGCGTAAGCGAAGATGGGTACTTTCATACTTACAGTTCACTGATTGTGTCCAACCATGTGTATCTTGTTTATTACTGCCACATTGATAATGTTAAATTCAATGCTGCTCTAAAGTGCTTATGTGCCGGTGTTTAGCAACATTGTCTTGTAAGAGCCACAAAAGTAATGTTATCATATAAGTAGGCAGAAGTCAGTAGCCTGTAAGACTACAACATACTGAATGATATAATGGTATGATGCTGTAAGATATTTTTAGATCACTAGAATTATCTGATGTAAGTGTAAATTATTGAAGAAATGATCTTGTACTCTGTCAGAACATCTTGCTCATGGCAGTTTGACTTGACTTGGTTCTCTGGTACATAATGTGGCCAGATTTATTGAGCTCATTGGGAGGTGTCATCCTGTTTCCACTacaactccctgtctctctctaaagCCAGGGCAAGCCTGTGGCAGAACCCTGGCTATGGGGCTAGACTCTGGGAGTGGCTTTTGGGAATAATAACCTAGATGACTCTATCTTCTTATATTTGACCTACAGTATCTGTGAAAGAGGACTAATACAAGAAATGTCTCAAAGACGTAAAGGGACGGTGGCAGCAGGGGATTGGGAATGTTCAAATGTTTCCAGACTGGTGTGTCATAGGGGAAATGGGTTGGTTCATTGTTATACTACCATCTGAAACTTCAGTGTCTGTGTATAGCATGAACTACTGAAGCATACAGTACATTATTCTCACAGGAAGTATTTATTTGGTTCAATCAGCAGGGGTGCCTCCTTtttaaatttatttcacctttatttaaccaggtaggcaagttgagaacaagttctcatttacaattgcgacctggcctaGATAAAGCGAAGCAGTTCGACacttacaacaacacagagttaaacaaacatacagtcaataatgcagtagaaaaataagtccatatacaatgtgagcaaatgaggtgagaactttgactattacttttttttttctgttattgGAAACAGTAAAGTCCTTGTCACGCATTACCGCTTTCACAGCCTTGTTTGTGTATCGGTGGGCATCTTTCGCAAGACTGCATTGTACTACACTCGAAGCAACCATTTACCTAAACCAACAAGACTttaaggtgtggagacattgtaATGAAATGTTATGAGTCATATATAAACTTGTATTACTGTATTTGTAAATTAGGACAATTCTGAACTATAGTTGGAATAGAAATAATAAATTGTTGGGTTTTCTGATGTGTAGGGAATTTAAATGGTGCTTTCTATaaatgtgtcaaactcattccacggagggccgagtgtctgtggtttttcgctcctcccttgtacttgagtgatgaattaaggtcactaattagtaagggactcccctcacctggctctctaggtcttaattgaaaggaaaaaactaaagtcagcagacactaggccctccatggaattaGTTTGATACCCCTGCTATAAACCAATGACAGACTGAGGACCAAAATAAATCAGTACTCCGCCTATAGACATCCTGTCCTTTGGATGAGTGGTTCATCAGTAATCAAATGTTGATAACATGGCTAGTCTACACAAatgaactgaacaaaaatataaacgcaacatgcaacaaagattttactgggttacagttcatataaggaaatcagtcaattaaaagaaattatttaggccctaatctatggatttctgttggtcacagatacctttaaaaaaaaaaaaaaaaaagtagaggtgtagatcagaaaaccagtcagtatctggtgtggtcaccatttgcctcatgcagcgcgacatctccttcgcgtagagttgatcaggctgttgattgtggcctgtggaatttgGTCCCATTCCtctaatggctgtgcgaagttgctggatattggagggaactggaacattcagttgtacacgttgatccagagcatccaaaacatgctcaatgggtatcatgtctggtgagtatgcaggccatagaagaactgggacagtttcagcttccaggaatggtGTACAGGTTCCTGCGACATggggttgtgcattatcatgctgaaagatgaggtgatggcagtggatgaatggcacgacaatgggcctcaggatctggtcacggtatcgctgtgcattcaaattgccatagataaaatgccattgtgttcgttgtccgtagcttatgcctgcccataccataacctcactgtCACCATGGGACActattcacaacattgacatcagtaaaccgctcacccacacaacacaatgccatctACCTtttacagttgaaaccaggattaatctgaagagcacacttctccagagtgccagtggccatcgaaggtgagcatttgcccagaAGTCGTTCACGACGCCGAATTGCAGTCAAGTCAAGACACTGATGAGGACGACGAGctcgcagatgagcttccctgagacaatttctgacagtttgtgcagaaattcttcagttgtgcaaacacaccgtttcatcagctgtctgggtggctggtgaagaaaccagctgtggaggtcctgggctggcgtgtttcCACGTGGTCTTGGggtgtgaggccagttggacatactgccaaatgctcagaaatgacgttggaggcagcttatggtagagaaattaacaatcaattctctggcaacagctatgttggacattcctgctgtcagcatgccagttgcatgctccctcaaaacttgaaacatctttggcattgtggcctttttattgttcccagtacaaggtgcacctgtgtaaagatcatgctgtttaatcagtttctttatatgccacacctgtcaggtggatggattattttggcaaagttGAAAAGCTCGCTAaccgggatgtaaacacatttttgcacaacatttgagagaagtaagggatattttatttcagctcatgaaacatgggaccaaccctttacatgttgcgtttatatttttgttcagttttgtACAAATACAATTGGGAACAGTAAACAAGTTGACAAGCTAGACCTATATTAGTTATGTTTTGATAATAAGAAGTTTGGTGGGAACTGGATTGGGTGGAAACTGGTTTGCCCTGCCAGTTTAACTACCATCATAGGAAACATATTTTGTCTGTCCAAAGCATGTACAGAACATAGGGTGTGGTAAACTAGTGCTCCCACTAAAAGTTCAGTGGTATGATCTTGCCTCACTGCATTTTGTGTGCAGAAGTTAGAATTGTATAATCTTACTAAAATGGGAGTGTTGCTTTCTGTGGACCTGCTCTGCAACATGAATACAGGCTAGAGCAGAAATGTGGGTTAAATTGGAGGATCAGAAGTGGAGGGGAAATCagtgaagagaaagaaagaggcagaCAATGCTAGTGTAAACAAATCATGTTCTGtcaagtttttctttttttaaatcttgtGCCTTTGTATTTGATCCTTAGATTTGTCCCCAAAGTGAAATTGGCCATAGAGCTTTCCACTCTTATCTTGACAGACGTGTGCAACTAGAATTTCAGGAGGAAATTCGATATGTAAAACATATCAACTTTGACTCACTCCTATTTTGGAGTGCATCTTAGTCCACTTATCATACATGATTTACAAATATCAGTGGGAAAGCACAGGTTGTAGGCTATACAGTGTAGCTTACTAAATGGCCAGtttgttttgcatggcccggtgaCCCAGTTGGGGGGAGATTTTacttaaggaccaatggaatggtctaaaatgtgcAAACTCCGCCCACCCGGGGCAACAGGCCATGCAAAACGAACACGCCCCGTGAGTAAAGCCTAAGCAGCTGACGTAAATAAACATCTGAATAGATATAAGCCTACTTACATGTCTACTCCGCCCTCCAACTATAAAATACAGCCTACTCTAGATAGAATTTTATTAAGCACATTTCAACGGGTAGGCCTACAGATCCGAATGCACAATAAACGTGGAGGAAATGATGAATCTGGGGTATAAAATCATGTTCTTTTTATCAATTGCCATACATCCCTCAGGTAAGATTATTATATTTGTAAACATAACATTGCACAGACCACTGTAACTATGACAATGTAATTTGTAGAATTTTTACATATTCATCGGATTAATGCCGTGATTGAAATTGCCACTGTTGATGagtactacaaagcaggatcaatgagttaaccagctaacttgcctaaatatattgaaataacattttttttttttaagataagcTTGGAATGGACATAGTGTAATTgtctcaacaaccaaaaacacattcaAGTttatttcttaatgaaccagaaagtcaatagttattattattatttttttaatcaatgttGGCTAACTCTTGATTGATTCTGATTCTGCTTTACCTCTCTGGTGTGgctcatttgtttgtaaacagctGAAGTTCCATCGAAATGTGGTATGCCGCCGTCCTTTCCACACATGCAAGTCAGGGACAAATACCTGAGACAGAAAAATATATTCAGCGAAGGAGCTAAAGTCCTCTACAGATGTGCTGAGGGCTACACTCAGTACAAAGGCATTCGCTCTATCATGTGTGAAGCTGGAAAATGGACAAGGTTATCCATGAAGTGTGAAAGTAAGTAATAGGCTACAGCTAAGCATTTAGCTCAGTATATTGTTGTTGTGCATAACACTGGTTCAATGAATGTCATGTCATCATATCATTATGGTTATGATAAGTGTCTCGCTGCCTGAGTCTGATGTGATGCGTGGGATGAGATTGTTGTGGCAAGGAGCTATCATTTGACACTACTCTGGTGGTTGCAAAGAGAGAAAATGTGGGAAGTTGAATGTATATTCTCTTCAGTCGTTGAGGGCTGCAGTGTCGCCGGCTTAACACTTCTCTGTATGAGTCTTTATGTTGAGTTTGGCACATCCACCCTGGATTTGTTCCCTGACTGCTCTGCTGTTTTCTAATGTGTCCTCTCCTTAGAGAAAATGTGTGGATCTGCTGGGGAGTTGTTCAATGGACACTACAATTACACAGGGGCTTCGTTCAGGGACAAGGCATATGCAGTGTGCAATGAGGGGTAAGTAACCCACTGGACAAAAACTGACTCAATCAATGtgttttccacataattttaaccccaaaaaatctatgtgatgacattgaatcaacgtggaaaactgattggatttgcaaaaagtcatcaagaagggcatttcatattttttttcacctaacTTTTAAACTAAATGACATagtcacattttttgttgttttcacgttgaattcacattagttgaaaactcaaccaaatgttataagaactagacattgaactgaggtccgtgcccagtgggaagtgtcttgaatgtaatgaaataggcctatagcctgaGATTTGTTTTCATCCTCTCTGTGATATTGGAACAGGTTTACACTGAAGGGGATGGAATACAGAATGTGTAAAGAGTCTGGCTGGAGTGGAGAGATTCCCACTTGTGAAGGTGTGCAACATTCAATTACCAATCTTACAGTAATATGCAGCAATAAGATATATCCCTTTCTAAGTAGGATACATAACACACCTCCTAATCAATGTAGTAAGCCCTACTGTATGAAATACCAGACTGGCATGACCCTGTACTTGTCTAAGAGATTGTTGGCACGACACACCAAGATACTTCTGTTGAGACTTGACCATGTTGGCCTTGGACATTCAGTCCGTAGTTGTCCCATCATCTCAAAAGCAGGATAATATCACATAAACAAACGTTTATTTAGGCTACTACAGCATGGCTAAAGTCCTATCTACTGTACTGCAATGCTTTTTACCAAAGCATAAGCTCATTGTCTCCATGGAGGCATCTCCAAAATGAGCCACATTAACAATTATGTCATTATTGATGCAATAATGAATTAAACAAAAGGCACTACCATTTGAAATGTCCTCATTCTAGTAGGAGGTAAACCACAAGTGGTTCCAGCAGAAGTGTTCTGCCCTGATCCTTCTGTGGCCAACGGTGTGAAGCTGAGTGAGGCTGACTCAGTATACAAGGTCGGAGACTCAGTGACCTTCACCTGCTCTGAGGGTTTTCTCCTGACTGGAGCCCAGCAGCTTACCTGTGGACCAGATGGCCAGTGGCAGCCCCAGCCCCCACTCTGTCAGGCCTCTGATATAACTCAAAGCTCCAAGCCTGATGGTAAACATAACACCATCCAAGATCTGTCTCTTTGATCattgaaatatataaaacacGTTATGATGCATTGGTATTATACTAGATGTACTTTCAATCTATTGTCAAAATGGTCCATCTCCCTTTCCTTTAGGCAGATGTAGAGTGCCACCGTACCTCCCCAACGCACACCTTTCTGACCGCTATATAACACAGACAGACTTTGGTCCTGGTGAACGGGTCCGTTACAGTTGTGCCTTGGGATACGGGAGAGCAagaggcacttactatagtaccTGTGTCAGTGGGAAGTGGACGCCAGTAACTCTGAGATGTGAACGTAAGAACACATAAGGAGAAGTATTATTGATGTTCAGAATATATTAAACGTATATGCACAGTATATAGTACATAAAGAACATTCAACAAAATGCAACTGCTCTGTCTCATAGGCAGCGTGTTCAGGAGATTGCACTTATCTTGTTTAACCGTTAGGTGGCAGCAGATCCATAGCTAGTCTATATTATATCACTCTGTGGGAGTGAAGGTTTGTGTATTTTGTTATTTCCCCCAAAATTAATTGTGAAAGTTTCTTGTCCAAAGGCAAATCATGTGGATCTGCTGGAGAGATCTCTTATGGTGATTTCATTTATACCGGTGTACAGTTTGGGGATACAGCTACAGGGGTTTGTAATGAGGGGTAAGTATTCTGTTAGTATGTCTATTTTCTCTCGAGGCTGCCTAACCCTCATAATTGTTACAGTGTACAAATAAAATGATGCATTGCCAGATTAAATCACTTTTTGTACCCATTTTTTAACCAGGTATCAACTGGTTGGACGGGATGTAAGAAATTGCATGACTGATGGCTGGGATGGGCGTGTTCCGGTCTGTGAAGGTAGGCTGTCACATACATTTTTTAGATAGGCTACTGGGCGATTCCACACCAGAGGGAGCgggaaatatttttggtatctcagattgtccTGCCAATTCTAACATAgcaacttcattgggaggaagaatgtttgacatgtttttttacatttgtatcacaaagtaattttgagaaaatcatgatgaaagtggacattttaggccctttttagagctatacatgcctcctgtaaggccctatgatctgtgaaccatacatgatacagacaacatcttggtgtcaagAGTATTTCTTTATTCTGAAACACAatttttcacattcatttattcaacattgaaaatattaatatctcaaaactactctttttgattttgttaattttttgatttttgttaattttaagacatattgtttgtaacaatatatactgtacaagtATATACATAcaatttccagagtgggctctctgctaattctgacggtattatacattttatgagccgtcaacacagtgaatgggaaattccctctgctggtgacttgctgaatgtgcaatcctaaaggagggctgtgattggttaattaCCTATAATATCaatttctatgtataaaatggGTCATGTCATTAAAAGTACCAGAGAGACCATTCTAGAAATTTGACATGTTTGAAGAGTGTATTGTTACAAACAATATGTTTACAAATAagcaaaatgttgaataaattaatgtgagaatgtgtatttcagaatgtagaaatactccatattttagagcagactataaggagtataatgacaccaagatgttgtctgtatcatgtacagttCATGGATCATAGGGTCtcacaggaggcatgtatagctctaaaaagggcctaaaatgtcaactttcatcatgattttctcaaacatggtttgtgatacaaatggaGAAAGCTTTTCAagcatccttcctcccaatgaagtttttATGTGAGATTTGCCAGAACAgtctgagataccaaaaatattttctgcTCTCGCTGGCGTGGAACCGAATCACCCTATTGCACCACACAGTATCACACCTGGGTCATAGGTCAATTGCTTTAggtatcattgttttagtttataaCATCCCTGAACTTCCAATACTGTCACCATAATATTTTCAAAATTGTTGTAATGTAATCATGTAAATGTGTGTCTTTCAGCTGTGCAGTGTGCTGAACTTCCTACGGTGGTAAATGGAGAGACAAATGGCTATTTGGAACCACCTTACTTTTACAGCACTGTGATTGGCTATCGATGTCGCGTAGGGAAACTGATTGGAGCGAGAGAGATCTACTGTACCAAAGATGGGACCTGGAGTGATCCACCTCCAGAGTGCCAAGGTTCCAAATCCTTTTCAAGTCTATAGCTTCTCCAGCTGCACTATTTTGCAATGTTTTTTATCAAACTAGGAACACCCCTTAGGTGTTGAGAACTTGGCCCCGAGAGTAATGTCAGGGAACAAACCGCTCATCCCCTTTAAGAACAATAGAATGAAAACGGATGTTGACAATTGACAAGAGGAGCAAGAATGTCTCTTAAGTTTGGTGACTCTGTGACATTTGTCTGTGATAGGGGCATGGTGATGGATGGACCAGGCACCGTCACATGTGGCCTGGAAGGGAAATGGACTCCTGCCCTTCCCACATGTAAATGTGAGTAATTCTGAATGTTCTATTCACTGACAATATAACACTTTGTAGGCTTGGCTGATACATAACTGGAGTgcattgtataaaaataaaaaataaattaaatcttGTTTTACAGACCGGAAGAAATGAAAGTCAGCTACAATTGATCATTATCCTGAATGGCACCAACTCAACAACTTTACCATAATAACTTTTACCATAATAACTCAATCCATTTTATctagtgatgtaaagtacttaagtaaaaatactttaaagttctacttaagtagttttttggggtatctgtactttactttttatatttttgacaacttttacttcactacattcctaaagcaaatgatgtacttttttacttcatacattttccctgacactcaaaagtactaattacatttagaattcttagcaggacaggaaatggtctaattcacaaccttttcaagagaacatccctagtcatccctactgcctctgatctggcggactcactaaacacatactttgtttgtaaatggtgtctgagtgttggagtgtgtccctggctatccatttaaaaaaaataaaaacaagaaaatgtggctgtctgctttgcttaatataaggaatttgaaagtatttatacttgtacttttacttttgatacttaagtatattttagcaattatatgtacttttaatacttaattatatttaaaaccaaatacttttagacttttactcaagtagtattttactgggtgactttcacttttactttttctatgaaggtatctgtacttttactcaagtatgacaattgggtactttttccaccactgattttaccttagggcatttccatgtaaaaggacccatgagtacaaagttcataggagcatgtcaaattgggtgtcaaatgaaagctaagagtctattaTTATTGTTTACATTGTGACATATATATAGCCATTTTCCATcttaaaaatgtggaataagcaaaggctttgatttctggtcaaatatatggttaaaaaaaagaagaaacccgcacactgctcttgatagtatcactgctctttaataagctttacgtatcagACTCAAGGCCtttgtcagagcttttgtgagtttaaaAATAATTAGCATCCTTATGTAGACAGCTCCATCCACATCCGTTTTCTAAGAAGAGGCTACTCTCTACAATGTGACAATGAAACTCTTGATTTGGCATTGgggaaaacacgagatgaactgccaCAAATAAAGAGCCATTAGAGTTAAAGAACACTGTAATGTTCACCACCACATATACTTTGAACTCGCGCAAAGTGGGAGATgctgtcaagaaacactggcatgttttatca contains:
- the LOC111966577 gene encoding complement component receptor 1-like protein isoform X1 — its product is MMNLGYKIMFFLSIAIHPSAEVPSKCGMPPSFPHMQVRDKYLRQKNIFSEGAKVLYRCAEGYTQYKGIRSIMCEAGKWTRLSMKCEKKMCGSAGELFNGHYNYTGASFRDKAYAVCNEGFTLKGMEYRMCKESGWSGEIPTCEVGGKPQVVPAEVFCPDPSVANGVKLSEADSVYKVGDSVTFTCSEGFLLTGAQQLTCGPDGQWQPQPPLCQASDITQSSKPDGRCRVPPYLPNAHLSDRYITQTDFGPGERVRYSCALGYGRARGTYYSTCVSGKWTPVTLRCERKSCGSAGEISYGDFIYTGVQFGDTATGVCNEGYQLVGRDVRNCMTDGWDGRVPVCEAVQCAELPTVVNGETNGYLEPPYFYSTVIGYRCRVGKLIGAREIYCTKDGTWSDPPPECQGAW
- the LOC111966577 gene encoding complement component receptor 1-like protein isoform X2 → MMNLGYKIMFFLSIAIHPSAEVPSKCGMPPSFPHMQVRDKYLRQKNIFSEGAKVLYRCAEGYTQYKGIRSIMCEAGKWTRLSMKCEKKMCGSAGELFNGHYNYTGASFRDKAYAVCNEGFTLKGMEYRMCKESGWSGEIPTCEGGKPQVVPAEVFCPDPSVANGVKLSEADSVYKVGDSVTFTCSEGFLLTGAQQLTCGPDGQWQPQPPLCQASDITQSSKPDGRCRVPPYLPNAHLSDRYITQTDFGPGERVRYSCALGYGRARGTYYSTCVSGKWTPVTLRCERKSCGSAGEISYGDFIYTGVQFGDTATGVCNEGYQLVGRDVRNCMTDGWDGRVPVCEAVQCAELPTVVNGETNGYLEPPYFYSTVIGYRCRVGKLIGAREIYCTKDGTWSDPPPECQGAW